A genomic window from Gemmatimonadota bacterium includes:
- a CDS encoding alanine--glyoxylate aminotransferase family protein: MRPHEIRPRLLLGPGPSPVAGRILEAMARPTVGHLDPQLLALMDEVQEGLKVVFGTENPMTFALSATGSAGMEAALANVLEPGDTAVIGINGVFGGRLAEMARRMGAQVVEVEAPWGEPVSEDRFLEVLSRHPQARVAALVHAETSTGVHQPLEAVGEALAERETLFLVDAVTSLGGVPVDVDRVGIDVCYSGTQKCLGVPPGLAPITFSPKAMARIEGRSLPCQSWYLDVKLIAGYLGDERRYHHTAPINMLYALREGLALVEEEGLEARFARHRAAGEALQSALLERGFELFAQEGYRLPQLTSARLPEGRPEAPLRKELLDRFDIEVGGGLGPAKGKIWRVGLMGEGARPEVVERLLTAVDQLLGVGALA, encoded by the coding sequence ATGCGACCCCACGAGATCCGTCCCCGCCTGTTGCTGGGCCCCGGGCCGTCCCCCGTGGCCGGTCGCATCCTTGAGGCGATGGCGCGCCCCACCGTCGGTCATTTGGACCCGCAGCTGCTCGCCCTGATGGATGAGGTCCAGGAAGGGCTGAAGGTCGTCTTCGGGACCGAGAATCCCATGACGTTCGCGCTGTCGGCCACCGGGTCCGCGGGGATGGAGGCGGCACTGGCCAACGTGCTGGAGCCGGGGGATACCGCGGTCATCGGCATCAACGGCGTGTTCGGAGGACGGCTGGCCGAGATGGCCCGTCGCATGGGCGCTCAGGTGGTCGAGGTCGAGGCCCCCTGGGGAGAGCCCGTGTCGGAGGACCGATTCCTGGAGGTCCTCTCCCGGCATCCGCAGGCCCGCGTGGCCGCCCTGGTGCATGCCGAGACCTCCACGGGGGTCCATCAGCCCCTGGAAGCGGTCGGAGAGGCTCTGGCCGAGCGGGAGACGCTGTTCCTCGTCGACGCGGTGACCTCCCTGGGCGGCGTGCCCGTGGACGTGGACCGGGTGGGCATCGACGTGTGCTATTCAGGCACGCAGAAGTGCCTGGGCGTGCCGCCGGGCCTGGCCCCGATCACGTTTTCCCCCAAGGCCATGGCGCGCATCGAGGGTCGCTCGCTCCCCTGCCAGAGCTGGTATCTGGACGTGAAGCTCATCGCGGGATACCTGGGCGACGAACGCCGCTACCACCACACCGCGCCCATCAACATGCTGTACGCGCTGCGCGAGGGTCTGGCCCTGGTCGAGGAGGAGGGACTGGAGGCGCGCTTCGCTCGGCATCGGGCCGCCGGTGAGGCACTGCAGTCCGCCCTCCTGGAGCGCGGATTCGAGCTCTTCGCGCAGGAAGGCTACCGCTTGCCTCAGCTCACCTCTGCCCGTCTGCCGGAGGGGCGGCCCGAAGCGCCGCTGCGCAAGGAGCTCCTCGATCGGTTCGACATCGAGGTGGGGGGCGGCCTCGGCCCCGCCAAGGGGAAGATCTGGAGGGTCGGCCTGATGGGAGAGGGTGCGCGACCCGAGGTCGTCGAGCGCCTGTTGACGGCGGTCGATCAGTTGCTTGGCGTGGGTGCCCTCGCATGA